GGTCTCGACGCGCTGATGCCGTTAGGGTTGAAACCGCTGGTCAAAGACCTGGGTTTCGACACTCCGCGGATGACGCTCGGGCTCGGCAACGGCCGTCGGCTCAGCGAGTTCCCGCTCGGCGGGCCGCTGCCGGACGGCACGGTGAGCCAGACTGTCCGGCGGTCCGACCTCTACGTGGCGCTGCGGGACGAAGCCGCCAGACGCGGGGTGCCCACGGAGTTCGGCAAGCGGCTGACCGGGGCCGAGCAAACGGCGGACGGCGTCACCGCGATCTTCGCCGACGGCACGAAAGCCCACGGTGACGTGCTGATCGGTGCCGACGGACTACGGTCGACAGTCCGCCGGATCCTCGATCCTTCCGCGCCGGCGCCGCGGTACGTGCCGCTGCTCAACACCGGCGGTTTCGCGCGTGGCCTCGACCTCGACGACGAGCCGGGCGTGATGCACATGGTGTTCGGCCGCAAGGCGTTCTTCGCGCATGTGCTCGCCCCGGACGGCGCGATCTGGTGGTTCTCCAACGTGCCGCACCACAGCGAGCCGACGGAATCCGACCTCGCCGCGATGCGCGGTCCGAGCTGGCGGAAACGGCTGCTCGACCTGGCCCGCCCCGACCGGACCCCGGCCACCGCGATCATCGAGGCCAGCGAAAACATCTACGAACCGTGGGCGACGTACGACTTCCCGACGGTCCCGGTGTGGCACCGCGGCCGGATCGGGCTCATCGGCGACGCCGCGCACGCGACGTCACCGGCGGCCGGTCAGGGCGCGGCGATGGCGATCGAGGACGCGGTGACGCTCGCGAAATGCCTGCGCGACGTGTCCGACCCGGCCGCCGCGCTGACGACCTTCGAGACCTTGCGTCGCGAACGGGTGGAAGCCGTTGTGGCCCAAGGCAAACGCAACGGCGACGCCAAAGCCCCCGGTCCGGTCGGCCGGGTGCTGCGGGACTTCTTCGTCGCGCGGGCGCTGCGCAAACCGGCCGCCGACGACCCGAACCGGTTCATGTGGGACTACCGGATCGACTGGGAGGCCCCGGTGCAGGCGGCTTAGCGCCAGGTGTCGACGCGGTGGAAGTTCTTGTACGCGCGGCTCGGCGTCGGCCCGCGCTGCCCCTGGTAGCGGGACCCGGCCTCGCTGGAGCCGTACGGGAATTCCGCCGAGCTGGACAGCCGGAAAATGCACAGCTGACCGATTTTCATCCCGGGCCACAGCGTGATCGGCAGGTTCGCGACGTTCGACAGCTCGAGCGTGATGTGCCCGGAGAAGCCGGGGTCGATGAAGCCCGCGGTGGAGTGGGTGAGCAGCCCGAGGCGGCCGAGCGAGGATTTGCCCTCGAGCCGTCCGGCGAGGTCGTCGGCGAGCCGGACCTGCTCGAACGTCGACCCGAGCACGAACTCGCCGGGGTGCAGCACGAACGGCTCGTCGCCCTCTTTTTCGACCAGCGAGGTCAGCTCGTCCTGCTGCAGCTGCGGGTCGATGTGGGTGTATTTGCTGTTGTCGAAGACCCGGAAGTAGCGGTCGAGCCGGACGTCGATGCTGGACGGCTGGACCATGGCAGGGTCGAAGGGGTCGATGCCGAGACGGTCGGCGTCGAGCTCTTTGCGGAGGTCACGGTCACTGAGCAGCACGGATGCAGCCTATCGGGCCGCTGGGCGCGGCCGGGGCGCCCCTCCGTCCGAAGACCGCGTTCATCCGCTTGAGGTAGCGCCGGCGCCCGTACGCGCCGAGTGCTTCCTGCAGCGCAGTCGCGCCGGGGACGAGCTGCCGGACGGTCTCGGCCGCGTAATTCACCCCCGCGGCGGCGAGCACCGCGGCCTGCGCGACCGGGTTGTCCGGCAGCCCGAGAAAGTCGGCGTTGTCGCGCCCGAGCACGAGCCGGCTGATCGCGGAGTGCACGCCGACGTTCACCTGCGCGAGCACCTTCCCGGCCGGGCCGCGTCCCTCGCCGATCGCCGCGTGCGTTTCGACGAGGGCGCGGGCGAGCCGTTGGGAGTCGTCGTCGGGGATGAACTCGGTGGCGGCGAGCATCCAGAGCAACCGCCAGGCGTCGTCCTCGTCAGCGGGAAGCAGCTCGTCGGCGACGCCCATCAGCCAGCCGACGTAGCGCCAAAGATGCAGGATGTCGGCCTTCTCGCGGGCGGTGTAGCGGAGGCCGAGGAGTTGCGTGCCGAAGACGTAGACGAGGGAGAAGAGAAGGAGCGTGCCCGCGGTCTGGACCTGATTGACCGGCCGGTCCCACCGCTCGTAATCCCAGTCGGGCCGGTTGTTCATCGCGCGCCGGACGTGCGCGTGCACGAGCCGGATCCTCAGCGCGGCCTGGTATCCGGAGCCGTGTTTCCGAAGCGCCCCCGGCGTAGTGACGTCAATCCACCACGCCGCGGTCTCCACCAGCCGCCGTGGCGCCCGGTGTTCGATTTCCCCAGTGCCGACCAGGGATTTCGTCGCGCGCGAGGCGAGGTATCCGCCCATGAGCGACATGTCGCCGAGGGGAAAGAGCCCGAGCAGCCCGGCGCGGGTGATCGCCTTCGCGCCGCTGACCAGCCGTTGGTGATCGACCCAGTACGGGGTGGCTTCGACGTGCTCGATGAACGGTTTCAAGTTCGGCGGTGCCGGTTCGCCGGCGAGCGCCTGGTCGACCCGGCTTCGCTGGTGGGGTTCCCGGTGCAGCCACTCGACGACCGCGTCGGCCAGCGCGTCTTCCTGCTGCGCGAAGGCCCGGAGCCGGGCGAGCTGCGCCTCGTCGGCGGTGCTGCTGCGGGTCCGGGCGGTCAGGCGGAACCCGCCTTGCCGGAACATCTCGGGGGCCGTCTTCGGGGCCATCTCGGGGTCGTGCATCGCGCACCTCCGCACCGTGGGTCGACAACAAGTGTTGTCACTTTGGCGGGGGAGCGTCAAGGCGTGCCCCGCTGGACATGGGGGCACCGTGGTTGTGTATGCTGGCGAGGCACTGCGGATGTAGTTCAATGGTAGAACATCAGCTTCCCAAGCTGAATACGCGGGTTCGATTCCCGTCATCCGCTCTCTTGCGAAAGCCCCAGGTCAGTGGTTGTCCACTTTAGACCTGGGGCTTTCGCCTATTTCCGGGTCCGGTGGAGCCGAGCGCTGAACAGCCCTCCCGCGAGCACCCCGGCGCAGCCCGCCCACTGGAGGAAGGTGCCTAGCTGGCCAGTCGCAGCGAGGATCGCGACGAGGGCTCCGTAGGCGAGCACGAGGTAGAAGAGCAGCCACAGGAGCAGCCGGGGAGACGAGCGAATCGTGCGGGCGGGGTCTCCCAGGCCGGAGGCCTTGGCAAGGTCGTCCCGCAGCCAGTGCCGCAGTCGCGATCGACGGGTCCCCATTGGTCGAGTATGACATCGGCATCCAGCTAGTCCACTGTGGACACCAAGGAGGCTACCCGGCCTCGGACATCGCGTCTTCCTTCGGAGCCGAAGTTGCCCTGCGGTGGAACCAGAACAACCCGCACAACATGGCCAGCCACACCACTCCGACGATTAGCGCCAAGCGGGTGTCCTCAGCGAACGCCATCACCACGAAGATGAACACCATGAACACCATCGTCAAAACCTGACCCACCGGCCAGAACGGCACCGGGAATGCCAAGCCCTCAGAGGAAGAGCCGCGGCGGGAGCGGTAGTGCGTAAGCAGGATCATGAACCAAACCCACACCGTCGCGAAGGTGCCCACTGACGCGATCAGCAGGAAAGCACTGTCCGGCAACAGGTAGTTCAAGACCACGGCAAGGCTCAGGGCGGCAGCAACCACCAGGACGGTCATCCACGGGATGCCATTCCGCGTAACCCGGGCCATGGCCGCGGGGGCTTGGCCTCGTTGAGCCAGTCCGTAGATCATCCGGCCGGCGCCGAAGATGTCGCTGTTGATCGCGGACAACGCGGCGGTGACCACGACGATGTTCAAAATCGTTGCGGCGGAGTGCAATCCCAGACCGGCGAAGATTTGGACGAAGGGGCTTCCCGAGGTGCTGATCGTGTTCCACGGGTTCAGCATCATGATGATCGCGAGGGTCGCCACGTAGAAAAGCAGGACCCGAACCGGGACTGTGTTGACCGCCTTGGGCATTGCGGTGCGCGGGTCTTCCGACTCGGCTGCGGTGAGGCCCAAAATCTCGGTGCCGCCGAAGGCGAACATCACCAGGGCGAACGAAGCGATGAAACCGCTGATGCCATTAGGGAACCAGCCGCCGTGGGACCACAGGTTGGTGACGCTGCCGGAATGAACACCGAAGAGCAGGATTGCCGCACCGCCGAGGATCATTGCGACGATCGCGACTACTTTGACCAGGGTGAACCAGAATTCCAGCTCACCGTAGACCCGCACGCTGACCAGGTTCGCGGCGGCGATGACCAGGATCGTCAGCACCACCCAGATCCACCGGGGCACGTCGGGGAACCAGAAACCCATGTACACAGCCAAAGCCGTGACATCGGCGACGCAGACGATCACCATCTCGAACGCGTAGGTCCAGCCGGTCAGGAAACCGGCCAACGGGCCCAGGTGTTTACGCGCGTATTCGCCGAACGAACCGGGCGCGGGATCGTTGACCGCCATCTCGCCCAAAGCGCGCAGCACGAAGAAAATCGCCGCTCCGCCGATGAGATACGCGAGCAGGACGGACGGACCGGCCTTGGCGATCGTGTCCGAGGAGCCGTAGAACAATCCGGTGCCGATCGCCGAACCCAGCGCGATGAACCGGATGTGCCTGCCGTTCAACCGGCGGC
The nucleotide sequence above comes from Amycolatopsis sp. AA4. Encoded proteins:
- a CDS encoding oxygenase MpaB family protein translates to MHDPEMAPKTAPEMFRQGGFRLTARTRSSTADEAQLARLRAFAQQEDALADAVVEWLHREPHQRSRVDQALAGEPAPPNLKPFIEHVEATPYWVDHQRLVSGAKAITRAGLLGLFPLGDMSLMGGYLASRATKSLVGTGEIEHRAPRRLVETAAWWIDVTTPGALRKHGSGYQAALRIRLVHAHVRRAMNNRPDWDYERWDRPVNQVQTAGTLLLFSLVYVFGTQLLGLRYTAREKADILHLWRYVGWLMGVADELLPADEDDAWRLLWMLAATEFIPDDDSQRLARALVETHAAIGEGRGPAGKVLAQVNVGVHSAISRLVLGRDNADFLGLPDNPVAQAAVLAAAGVNYAAETVRQLVPGATALQEALGAYGRRRYLKRMNAVFGRRGAPAAPSGPIGCIRAAQ
- a CDS encoding amino acid permease — translated: MTTKSGDGLSRRLNGRHIRFIALGSAIGTGLFYGSSDTIAKAGPSVLLAYLIGGAAIFFVLRALGEMAVNDPAPGSFGEYARKHLGPLAGFLTGWTYAFEMVIVCVADVTALAVYMGFWFPDVPRWIWVVLTILVIAAANLVSVRVYGELEFWFTLVKVVAIVAMILGGAAILLFGVHSGSVTNLWSHGGWFPNGISGFIASFALVMFAFGGTEILGLTAAESEDPRTAMPKAVNTVPVRVLLFYVATLAIIMMLNPWNTISTSGSPFVQIFAGLGLHSAATILNIVVVTAALSAINSDIFGAGRMIYGLAQRGQAPAAMARVTRNGIPWMTVLVVAAALSLAVVLNYLLPDSAFLLIASVGTFATVWVWFMILLTHYRSRRGSSSEGLAFPVPFWPVGQVLTMVFMVFIFVVMAFAEDTRLALIVGVVWLAMLCGLFWFHRRATSAPKEDAMSEAG
- the dcd gene encoding dCTP deaminase — its product is MLLSDRDLRKELDADRLGIDPFDPAMVQPSSIDVRLDRYFRVFDNSKYTHIDPQLQQDELTSLVEKEGDEPFVLHPGEFVLGSTFEQVRLADDLAGRLEGKSSLGRLGLLTHSTAGFIDPGFSGHITLELSNVANLPITLWPGMKIGQLCIFRLSSSAEFPYGSSEAGSRYQGQRGPTPSRAYKNFHRVDTWR
- a CDS encoding NAD(P)/FAD-dependent oxidoreductase, producing MARVLIAGGGIAGPITAIALHEVGHEPVLYEAYDRSAEGIGAFLTLAVNGLDALMPLGLKPLVKDLGFDTPRMTLGLGNGRRLSEFPLGGPLPDGTVSQTVRRSDLYVALRDEAARRGVPTEFGKRLTGAEQTADGVTAIFADGTKAHGDVLIGADGLRSTVRRILDPSAPAPRYVPLLNTGGFARGLDLDDEPGVMHMVFGRKAFFAHVLAPDGAIWWFSNVPHHSEPTESDLAAMRGPSWRKRLLDLARPDRTPATAIIEASENIYEPWATYDFPTVPVWHRGRIGLIGDAAHATSPAAGQGAAMAIEDAVTLAKCLRDVSDPAAALTTFETLRRERVEAVVAQGKRNGDAKAPGPVGRVLRDFFVARALRKPAADDPNRFMWDYRIDWEAPVQAA